One genomic region from Homalodisca vitripennis isolate AUS2020 chromosome 6, UT_GWSS_2.1, whole genome shotgun sequence encodes:
- the LOC124365183 gene encoding protein pxr-1-like, giving the protein MTDCKCRQCALLTMGKRSGYYSQFCISNYCFGVYADIQKKSSFWGNLLRILIFIILLLLLAYVLLAIFAPEVADSIRKKLKEIWQKLTGEKSSGSDEDSRGNGRKGSKKSRKDKSRDQDSDDEERSQKDDSNTDENDQGGKKKDSKKRKGEASNKKNNKKTRKSDDAKSKKDNNSTDEEEERKKKRILQKEKSRAQ; this is encoded by the exons ATGACAGATTGTAAGTGCCGCCAATGCGCATTACTCACCATGGGG AAAAGATCCGGCTATTATTCACAATTCTGCATATCTAACTACTGTTTTGGGGTTTATGCTGATATA CAGAAAAAGTCATCATTTTGGGGCAATTTGCTGaggattttgatatttataatccTGTTGCTTTTACTTGCTTATGTGCTACTTGCCATATTTGCCCCAGAAGTAGCAGATTCGATACGGAAGAAGTTAAAAGAAATATGGCAAAAGCTAACAGGAGAAAAGTCAAGCGGAAGCGATGAAGATTCACGGGGTAACGGTCGTAAAGGTTCGAAGAAAAGTCGTAAGGATAAGAGCCGTGATCAGGATTCTGATGATGAGGAGAGAAGCCAGAAGGATGACAGTAATACAGACGAAAACGATCAAGGAGGTAAGAAGAAAGattctaaaaaaagaaaaggtGAAGCATCGAATAAGAAGAATAACAAGAAGACTCGAAAGTCTGATGATGcgaaaagtaaaaaagataacaATTCTACAGATGAGGAAgaggaaagaaagaaaaaaagaatccTCCAAAAAGAGAAAAGTCGAGCCCAATAA